From one Planktothrix sp. FACHB-1365 genomic stretch:
- a CDS encoding response regulator yields MVKILLVEDNEMNRDMLKRRLMRKDYQVFIAVDGAEGVEQARAVMPDLILMDMSLPVMDGWEATRQIKADAKTKGIPVIALTAHAMAGDREKCLKAGCDDYDTKPVEFPRLLEKIELCLKKAPAP; encoded by the coding sequence ATGGTAAAGATTTTATTAGTTGAAGATAATGAAATGAATCGGGATATGCTCAAACGGCGTTTAATGCGAAAAGATTATCAGGTCTTTATTGCCGTCGATGGTGCAGAAGGTGTGGAACAAGCCCGTGCTGTGATGCCCGATTTAATCCTCATGGATATGAGTTTACCGGTGATGGATGGTTGGGAAGCCACTCGACAAATTAAAGCTGATGCCAAAACCAAGGGAATTCCTGTAATTGCACTCACAGCCCATGCTATGGCTGGCGATCGCGAAAAATGTTTAAAAGCTGGATGTGATGATTATGATACTAAACCAGTGGAATTTCCCCGTCTGTTGGAAAAAATAGAACTCTGCTTAAAGAAAGCACCTGCACCCTGA